A stretch of Candidatus Sulfotelmatobacter sp. DNA encodes these proteins:
- a CDS encoding alkaline phosphatase family protein, with product MGLRRIAVALLGAALLTAVAFPSRHVRLAAAQGADDALLARGKIAHVIVIVMENRTFDNVFGGDGLAGHPSPYPGADALVPAPIATLMQAVPFDSHAQPGPNNWHNVYECVATQGFTDQAWLNDAASPMPCSGYKFTSPNGPFYYLDVNDRAVYWAIARQFATSDAFFAPSSADSYPGHQLIVAGRSMDTDGDQVADQTFYGSSGTYPAGCADGTLTARPTPSILVPALGPTASPWAVPTMRGFGGECYTAPTFADRLRERQRRNPAQLFLWTHYATVTSPPQPYQNEQPFNGFINSATWWNYHWPPAQQILTDANGALPNFAWVKPPCIDASDHPGTGNGGPSWVEDVVNAIGGSPAWNTTAIFVVWDDWGGFYDHAVPPSPRPNDDLGPGLRTPFLLISPYVKAGTVAHGVADYGSIMRFVEQLDEVQPLGDMDAYSPDLRGYFDFSMTPRPFATVTAIPTTTWSDACGSKAHPHPNFVD from the coding sequence ATGGGACTTCGCCGCATCGCCGTTGCGTTGCTCGGCGCCGCGCTGTTGACCGCGGTCGCGTTTCCGAGCCGACACGTGCGCCTTGCCGCCGCGCAAGGCGCGGACGACGCGCTGCTCGCACGCGGCAAGATCGCTCACGTGATCGTGATCGTGATGGAAAACCGCACCTTCGACAACGTCTTCGGTGGCGACGGCCTCGCCGGCCATCCCTCGCCGTATCCCGGTGCGGACGCCCTCGTCCCGGCGCCGATCGCGACGCTGATGCAGGCCGTGCCGTTCGACTCGCACGCGCAGCCTGGGCCGAACAACTGGCACAACGTCTACGAGTGCGTCGCGACGCAGGGCTTCACCGACCAGGCGTGGCTGAACGACGCCGCCTCGCCGATGCCGTGCTCCGGCTACAAGTTCACCTCGCCCAACGGTCCGTTCTACTATCTCGACGTGAACGACCGCGCGGTGTACTGGGCGATCGCGCGGCAGTTCGCGACCAGCGACGCGTTCTTCGCGCCCAGCTCGGCCGATTCGTATCCCGGCCATCAGCTCATCGTCGCCGGCCGCTCGATGGACACCGACGGCGATCAGGTCGCGGACCAGACGTTCTACGGCTCGAGCGGCACGTATCCGGCCGGCTGCGCCGACGGCACGCTCACCGCTCGGCCGACGCCGTCGATCCTCGTTCCCGCGCTGGGACCGACGGCCTCACCGTGGGCGGTGCCGACGATGCGCGGTTTCGGCGGCGAATGCTACACGGCGCCGACCTTCGCCGATCGCTTGCGCGAGCGGCAGCGCCGCAACCCCGCGCAGCTCTTTCTCTGGACGCACTATGCGACGGTCACTTCGCCGCCGCAACCGTACCAGAACGAACAGCCCTTCAACGGCTTCATCAACAGCGCGACGTGGTGGAACTACCACTGGCCCCCGGCGCAGCAGATCCTCACCGACGCGAACGGCGCGCTGCCGAACTTCGCCTGGGTGAAGCCGCCGTGCATCGACGCCAGCGACCATCCGGGGACCGGCAACGGCGGCCCGTCGTGGGTCGAAGACGTCGTCAACGCGATCGGTGGCTCGCCGGCCTGGAACACGACCGCGATCTTCGTCGTCTGGGACGACTGGGGCGGCTTCTACGATCACGCGGTGCCGCCGTCGCCGCGCCCCAACGACGATCTCGGTCCCGGCTTGCGCACGCCGTTCCTGTTGATCTCGCCGTACGTGAAGGCCGGCACCGTCGCGCACGGCGTCGCCGACTACGGCTCCATCATGCGGTTCGTCGAGCAGCTCGACGAGGTGCAGCCGCTCGGCGACATGGACGCCTACTCACCCGATCTGCGCGGCTACTTCGATTTCTCCATGACGCCGCGACCGTTCGCCACCGTCACCGCGATTCCGACCACGACCTGGTCGGACGCGTGCGGGTCGAAAGCCCACCCGCATCCGAACTTCGTCGACTAG
- a CDS encoding DUF6804 family protein has product MKRFSTSSIEITAILLLLLAAWRLHDMGSYGYHPYSFYQFGRLIVLAAWFTAAYLFWNARIVLLVLISVFVGAWFNPFVPVRMRRVEWVPYDNAAVWLSVTCAVLIAWLAYHRRAHRPRA; this is encoded by the coding sequence ATGAAGCGGTTCTCGACTAGCTCGATCGAAATCACGGCCATACTATTGCTGTTGCTTGCGGCGTGGCGACTCCACGATATGGGTTCTTACGGCTATCATCCATATTCATTTTATCAGTTTGGCCGGCTGATCGTCCTTGCCGCGTGGTTTACGGCAGCGTATTTGTTTTGGAACGCGCGCATCGTCCTGCTCGTCCTTATCTCGGTCTTTGTAGGAGCGTGGTTTAACCCGTTCGTCCCAGTCCGCATGAGGCGTGTTGAATGGGTACCGTACGATAATGCGGCGGTGTGGCTATCCGTTACCTGTGCCGTGCTCATCGCCTGGCTCGCGTATCACCGCCGCGCTCATCGGCCGAGGGCGTGA
- the aceF gene encoding dihydrolipoyllysine-residue acetyltransferase translates to MATIELKVPDLGDFHDIPVIEVLVQPGESVAKDAALVTLESDKATMEVPASNAGTIRELKVKVGDKVSAGTVIATVESADSAPVPAPVPGASAPTNGASAAPAPAPAPAPPPAASGEGVVELRVPDLGDFHDIPVIEVLVQAGESVAKDAALVTLESDKATMEVPASSAGTIREIKVKVGDKVSAGTVIATATTNAPVAAAAPSIPAPAAPATPAPAPPPAAAAPAAPAAGNGKPSTNGLPPVSVTVGPVHASPAIRRFARELGVDLGRVRGSGPNGRITRDDVQGFVKGALAAPTPSAPTAGAVGGFGLHLPPWPSVDFAKFGPIDRVPLTRIQKISGPALARNWVMIPHVTQNEDADVTELEAFRKQVNGERKDVKVTMLAFLIKAVVAALQRYPVLNSSLDGEELVLKRYYHIGFAADTPQGLVVPVVKDADKKGILELARETADLAAKARDGKLGPNDINGATFTISSLGSIGGTYFTPIINAPEVAILGAARAEIRPVWDGAAFVPRLIQPLSLSYDHRVVDGALAVRFCVALKEGLGDLRRTLL, encoded by the coding sequence ATGGCGACGATCGAGCTGAAGGTCCCCGACCTGGGCGACTTCCACGACATTCCGGTCATCGAAGTGCTCGTGCAGCCCGGCGAGAGCGTCGCCAAAGACGCCGCGCTGGTCACGCTCGAGTCCGACAAGGCGACGATGGAAGTCCCGGCGTCGAACGCCGGCACGATCCGCGAGCTCAAGGTGAAGGTCGGCGACAAGGTCTCCGCCGGCACCGTCATCGCGACCGTCGAGTCCGCCGATTCCGCCCCCGTTCCCGCGCCCGTCCCGGGTGCGAGCGCGCCGACCAACGGCGCCTCGGCCGCACCCGCACCCGCGCCCGCGCCCGCGCCGCCACCGGCGGCGAGCGGCGAGGGCGTCGTCGAGCTGCGGGTGCCGGATCTCGGCGACTTCCACGACATCCCCGTCATCGAGGTGCTCGTGCAAGCCGGCGAGAGCGTCGCCAAAGACGCCGCACTGGTGACGCTCGAGTCCGACAAGGCGACGATGGAAGTCCCCGCGTCGAGCGCCGGAACGATTCGCGAGATCAAGGTGAAGGTCGGCGACAAGGTCTCGGCCGGAACCGTCATCGCGACGGCGACGACGAACGCGCCGGTTGCCGCCGCCGCACCGTCGATCCCCGCGCCGGCCGCGCCGGCGACACCGGCTCCCGCCCCGCCGCCCGCGGCCGCGGCACCGGCTGCGCCCGCCGCCGGTAACGGCAAGCCGTCGACGAACGGTCTGCCGCCGGTGAGCGTGACCGTCGGCCCCGTGCACGCCTCGCCGGCGATCCGGCGTTTCGCGCGTGAGCTGGGCGTCGATCTCGGTCGCGTGCGCGGCAGCGGCCCCAACGGCCGCATCACGCGCGACGACGTGCAAGGCTTCGTCAAGGGCGCGCTCGCCGCGCCCACGCCGTCGGCACCGACCGCCGGCGCCGTCGGCGGGTTCGGCTTGCACCTCCCGCCGTGGCCGAGCGTCGACTTCGCGAAGTTCGGCCCGATCGATCGCGTCCCGCTCACGCGCATCCAGAAGATCAGCGGTCCCGCGCTGGCGCGCAACTGGGTGATGATCCCGCACGTCACCCAGAACGAAGACGCCGACGTCACCGAGCTCGAAGCGTTCCGCAAACAGGTCAACGGCGAACGCAAGGACGTGAAGGTGACGATGCTGGCGTTCTTGATCAAGGCCGTCGTCGCCGCGCTCCAGCGCTACCCGGTGCTCAACTCCTCGCTCGACGGCGAGGAGCTGGTCCTCAAGCGCTACTATCACATCGGCTTCGCCGCCGACACGCCGCAAGGTCTGGTCGTACCCGTCGTCAAGGACGCCGACAAGAAAGGCATCCTCGAGCTGGCGCGTGAGACGGCGGACCTGGCCGCGAAGGCGCGCGACGGGAAGCTCGGACCGAACGACATCAACGGTGCGACGTTCACCATCTCCTCGCTCGGCTCGATCGGCGGCACCTACTTCACGCCGATCATCAACGCGCCGGAAGTCGCGATCCTCGGTGCCGCGCGCGCCGAGATCCGACCGGTGTGGGACGGCGCCGCCTTCGTGCCGCGCCTGATCCAGCCGCTCTCGCTCTCCTACGACCACCGCGTCGTCGACGGCGCGCTTGCCGTCCGTTTCTGCGTCGCGCTCAAAGAGGGACTGGGCGACCTGCGCCGCACGCTGCTCTAG
- the aceE gene encoding pyruvate dehydrogenase (acetyl-transferring), homodimeric type, which translates to MIDLPVPPTTANGAAAGTSATQPDPQETREWLDALDGVIEEEGSARASDLIESVVEHAAIRGVRTPAAQTTPYVNTIPVEQQPHFPGDLSVEERLRHYVRWNAMAMVVRANKDGGDLGGHVASFSSAATLVDVGFNHFWRGPQYMNGGDLVYFQGHSSPGVYARAFLDGRLSEEQLQNFRREVDGKGLPSYPHPWLMPDFWQFATVSMGLGPLQAVYQARYMRYLEHRGLIEPSDRKVWAFVGDGEIDEPETLAGLALATREGLDNLIFVVNANLQRLDGPVRGNGKVIQELEGLFRGAGWNVIKVIWGSRWDPLLAADHDGALVRLMGETLDGDYQTYKSRDGAYVREHFFGRYPETRALVERYTDDEVWALNRGGHDPLKVYAAYKAASEHKGAPTVIIAKTIKGYGMGSAGEGMNIAHQQKKLMVEQLRAFRDRFSIPISDADLEKVPFIKPPPDSAEAEYLREHVAKLGHVPARRRNVEQPLAVPERAAFSALAEASGEREFSTTMAFVRTLSTILRDKTVGPRVVPIVADESRTFGMEGMFRQLGIYSRLGQLYRPQDADQLMWYREDKAGQILQEGISEAGSMCSWIAGGTSYSTHGVQTLPFFIFYSMFGMQRIGDFAWAAGDMRTRGFLLGGTSGRTTLNGEGLQHEDGHSHLLAAAIPNCVPYDPTYAYEVATIVQDGLRRMLADQEDVFFYVTLLNENYAHPAMPEGVEDQILRGMYLLREGKGKKNAPRVQLMGSGSILREVLAAADLLREDFGVVADVWSATSFTLLHRDGESTARWNLLHPAQTPRRAFVAQQLDGHEGPIVASTDYVKTFAEQIRPFVEGRRFHALGTDGFGRSDTRKQLRSFFEVDRRWVALAALSALADEGTIERAKVAEAIAKYDLDPNKPEPTTV; encoded by the coding sequence ATGATCGATTTGCCCGTCCCCCCGACCACCGCGAACGGCGCTGCCGCCGGCACCTCGGCCACCCAGCCGGATCCGCAAGAGACCCGCGAGTGGCTCGACGCCCTCGACGGCGTGATCGAGGAAGAGGGGAGTGCCCGGGCCAGCGACCTGATCGAGTCCGTCGTCGAGCACGCCGCGATCCGTGGGGTCCGCACGCCGGCCGCGCAGACGACGCCCTACGTCAACACGATCCCGGTCGAGCAGCAGCCGCACTTCCCGGGTGACCTCTCGGTCGAGGAACGGCTGCGCCACTACGTGCGCTGGAACGCGATGGCGATGGTGGTGCGCGCCAACAAGGACGGCGGCGACCTGGGCGGTCACGTCGCCTCGTTCTCGTCGGCGGCGACGCTGGTCGACGTCGGCTTCAACCATTTTTGGCGCGGCCCGCAGTACATGAACGGCGGCGATCTGGTCTACTTCCAGGGGCACTCCTCGCCGGGCGTCTACGCGCGTGCGTTCCTCGACGGACGCTTGAGCGAAGAGCAGCTGCAGAACTTCCGCCGCGAAGTCGACGGCAAGGGGCTGCCCTCGTATCCGCATCCGTGGCTGATGCCGGACTTCTGGCAGTTCGCGACCGTCTCGATGGGCTTGGGTCCGCTGCAAGCGGTCTATCAGGCGCGCTACATGCGCTACCTCGAGCACCGCGGCTTGATCGAGCCCAGCGACCGCAAGGTATGGGCGTTCGTCGGCGACGGCGAGATCGACGAGCCGGAAACGTTGGCCGGTCTCGCGTTGGCGACGCGCGAGGGACTCGACAACCTGATCTTCGTCGTCAACGCGAACCTGCAGCGCCTCGACGGGCCGGTACGCGGCAACGGCAAGGTCATCCAAGAGCTCGAGGGTCTATTCCGCGGCGCGGGCTGGAACGTCATCAAGGTCATCTGGGGCTCGCGCTGGGACCCGCTGCTGGCCGCCGATCACGACGGCGCGCTGGTGCGGCTGATGGGCGAGACGCTCGACGGCGACTATCAGACGTACAAGTCGCGCGACGGCGCATACGTGCGCGAGCACTTCTTCGGCCGCTATCCGGAGACGCGCGCGCTGGTCGAACGCTACACCGACGACGAGGTCTGGGCGCTCAATCGCGGCGGCCACGATCCGCTCAAGGTCTACGCCGCCTACAAGGCCGCGAGCGAGCACAAGGGCGCGCCGACGGTCATCATCGCCAAGACGATCAAGGGCTACGGAATGGGATCGGCGGGCGAGGGCATGAACATCGCCCACCAGCAAAAGAAGCTGATGGTCGAGCAGCTGCGCGCGTTCCGCGACCGCTTCTCGATCCCGATCTCCGACGCCGACCTCGAGAAGGTGCCGTTCATCAAGCCGCCGCCGGACTCGGCCGAGGCCGAATACCTGCGCGAGCACGTCGCCAAGCTCGGGCACGTCCCGGCGCGCCGGCGCAACGTCGAGCAGCCGCTCGCGGTGCCGGAGCGCGCCGCGTTCTCGGCCCTCGCGGAGGCCAGCGGCGAGCGCGAGTTCTCGACGACGATGGCGTTCGTGCGCACGCTCTCGACGATCTTGCGCGACAAGACCGTCGGCCCGCGCGTGGTTCCGATCGTCGCCGACGAGTCGCGCACGTTCGGCATGGAGGGGATGTTCCGCCAGCTCGGCATCTACTCGCGGCTCGGCCAGCTGTACCGCCCGCAAGACGCCGATCAGCTGATGTGGTACCGCGAGGACAAAGCCGGACAGATCCTCCAGGAAGGGATCAGCGAAGCCGGCTCGATGTGCTCGTGGATCGCCGGCGGCACCTCGTACTCGACGCACGGCGTGCAGACGCTGCCGTTCTTCATCTTCTACTCGATGTTCGGGATGCAGCGCATCGGCGACTTCGCCTGGGCGGCGGGCGACATGCGCACGCGCGGCTTCCTGCTGGGCGGAACGTCGGGCCGCACGACGCTCAACGGCGAAGGGCTGCAGCACGAAGACGGTCACTCGCACCTGCTGGCGGCGGCGATCCCCAACTGCGTCCCGTACGATCCGACCTATGCGTACGAGGTCGCGACGATCGTCCAGGACGGCCTGCGCCGCATGCTGGCCGACCAGGAAGACGTCTTCTTCTACGTCACGCTGCTCAACGAGAACTACGCGCATCCGGCGATGCCCGAGGGTGTCGAGGATCAGATCTTGCGCGGCATGTACCTGCTACGCGAGGGCAAGGGCAAGAAGAACGCGCCGCGCGTGCAGCTGATGGGCTCGGGCTCGATCCTGCGCGAGGTGCTGGCGGCGGCCGACCTGCTGCGCGAGGACTTCGGGGTGGTCGCCGACGTGTGGAGCGCGACCAGCTTCACGCTGCTGCACCGCGACGGCGAGTCGACCGCGCGCTGGAACCTCTTGCACCCCGCGCAGACGCCACGGCGCGCGTTCGTCGCGCAGCAGCTCGACGGTCACGAGGGTCCGATCGTCGCCTCGACCGACTACGTCAAGACGTTCGCCGAGCAGATCCGGCCGTTCGTCGAGGGCCGGCGCTTCCACGCGCTGGGAACCGACGGCTTCGGTCGCAGCGACACGCGCAAGCAGCTGCGGTCGTTCTTCGAGGTCGACCGGCGCTGGGTCGCGCTCGCCGCGCTCAGCGCGCTGGCCGACGAGGGGACGATCGAGCGCGCGAAGGTCGCCGAGGCGATCGCGAAGTACGACCTCGATCCCAACAAGCCCGAACCGACGACCGTCTGA